From Nomascus leucogenys isolate Asia chromosome 23, Asia_NLE_v1, whole genome shotgun sequence:
TTTGGTTGAAACAGAAGTTATGAGAACAGAAGCAGTGGTAAATGAATGGTAAGTGACTGAATTTACCCAGCTTATGATTGGGAATCCCTGAATATTTTAACTGAGATGACAAACTCAGCAACAAAAATGGTGTTgggatctaattttttttttaatttttagtcctTTCTTAAAATTTGGCATTTATttcaagtgtgttttttttttaaattaagaattagttttggtaaaaatatttgaatcatACTAAGTTTGGCTGTCCAAAATTAGGGAATGTCTTTTATGTGTGTTATGTTTATTCTTCACCTCattctcaaaataatttgaagagtatagaggaagaaatttagaatgaAAGAGAATTTTAAGTGAATTGACAAGAAATTCAGAGTGAAGGAGATagcaggggagaaaaaaatctacGGGCTATGCCAAAGGGCAtgttaataaacaaaatatctgCTACTACAGCCCACATAATCACTATATTGAAAAGTCCAACTAACACTCtgctaattaaagaaaaatagaattcaaattatttataAGGTAAATGCCTACTACTTAAAGCTTTGCTAGTCATggcaatttaacaaaaataaaaatctgccgTAGAACTATGTAAGAGCTACTCTATGGCAAAATAGACAACATCCTCCCCAATATTCCTATAATAAATGCATCAGCTAGCTTTGTATGGCTGTTCTTGTAACTACTTTCAATGCAAGCTAAAATAATGTAAAAGCCCATTTCATAAAGTTAAATGTGTGCAATACATATTATATTGTGATGAAAGGGTGCTAGGAACCATTCAGTCTTAACTATTCATCTAAGCACCGCTGTACTTGAAATGAAGTGATTTCATCAAATCAAAATTCTTCCATTCCAGGAAAATCACTTTAAAGCACAAACACTACTAAAGAACAATGCAGCAAGTCACCAACTCTGTATTATTTTACTTGATTTGATAGTTTTCCTTCAATACCTAAATCTAAGCAATATCAGGCCTGCCTCATGTggatcttttaattaaaaaaaaaagatgtatgaaATATGCAAGAAGTTGCGTAAATTCTAGGTCATAATCAGGAATGATCTCTTCCAACACAAGACTATGAACCAGCTAATTTAGCCCGTATCAGATCCAATTATATTAGACTTGCTTCTCACAATGAGACAAACTATATATCTGCTGGTGAGCTACCCATGAATTTTCATCAGAAATCTCTCATTTGAGCAATATAATTTAGACTAAGCTAGGGCTAAGATAAAGCATGAACCTTTGTTCTTAGAAAGGATACACATGATGGAATGTCCCTTTATTTAGTgttgaagataaaaaaaaaaagcaggaagcaAATACCTTATCTACTCCTTTACcacaagttattattatttttgtgtttttctgttcaAGGTCCATGTATCTCTGAGCAGCTATGAAAAAGCTTCCTGGAAAACAATgagcaaaggaaaacaaatgtgtCCCATCTCACATGGTTCTACCCTACTGGAGACAGGAAGATCATACACTGACAGTAACTGAAATTGTATTGGAAACTACATTTTGCAAAGTCATTGAACTCTGAGCTCAGTTGCAGTACTTGGGAAGCCATGCAGGATGAAGATGGATACATCACCTTAAATATTAAAACTCGGAAACCAGCTCTCGTCTCCGGTAAGAATGCTCAGAGCCAATAAtttggaaattaatttaaaaaatgagttgattcaattttttctttttctactattgaTAGTATatatagtttaatttctttttcttgaatgaTGTTAATGCTCTAAAGCATTTGAGTAGTGTTTTCACAAGCTCATACAGACCTATTTAGATTACAAACATCCAATATATGTGCAGGGAAAATTGCATTAAGGTACTGAACGTTTAATGCTCGAGGGCATAGAAGTCAAGGGGATAAGGGAAGAGAGTGTTTGGAAACTTCATTTTCTATATGTGAGCAAATGAGTGTGATTCTTCATTTGCTGCTTATTAAAGCAATTATTTGTGGCATGGGTGggcataaaacaaaacaaaacaaaaaagacaaacacacCAGGCCTTAAGAGCAAGTAATATTTTAGCTTGGAGAGGTAAAGTCCATTGGGGATGAGGATGGATGTGTGGTATGGTGGTGGGCCATGCCTATTGTTGATGATCATCAGGAGAACACAGGTGAGATCTGCCAGCAAAGCTCTTTCTATTACTTGGAGGACCCTGagaaggcaggggcaggggcaggggtgagCCTTCCCCATGGCTAACCTATACTGCCTGCTCCTTTATATCTTTATTGTATGCCTACAGTTGGCCCTGCGTCCTCCTCCTGGTGGCGTGTGACCGCTTTGATTCTGCTGATCCTGTGCGTGGGGATGGTTGTCGGGCTGGTGGCTCTGGGGATTTGGTGTAAGTGTTGACTCTGCCAGAAATTTGATTGGAGGAAGGTAATACTGAAGGGTCATGGCATATCCCACTAAGCTTCTCAGTAGTCACTATTTGTCTATTTGTCACTTCTCCAATTGTCCTACAGATAGTTGCCAAGAGAATCTCAATAAAGGAGAACGCTGACCATTTCCTTGTGATTAAAATAAGATCTTaagattttaattaattaaaggtTATTTTTAAGAATGTACTACTGGCCTTTAAGACCCTCCTCAGTGTGGAtccaaactatctttaaaaacttttttgtccCTTTTCTTATCTTGCATATCCTAAGAACCAGCCAAACTGGAGTTTTTCAATTTCATATATAAATTCCATATTCTCTTGTCTGAAATGTTTCTCATTCTATTCTCTCTAcctaatattttctgtttctcattttgtttactaaattatttgtgcatttcttctttctgtaattCTCACGGCCCTCCAATAGCACATTGTAGTCTTTGTAATTGTTGCTTGTTTgtgtatttgttgatttttttaaaagatgtcagAATCTAACATTTATCctcttgtatttctttattattcacCTGAATATCACAAGTACTTTAAGCATAACAAGAAATCagcatgcatttttaaatgaattaatagttTGGCAtcacagaaagaacaaaaaataagagGTCATTCACCTCTATAACTCAGCTGAGAAGCTTGTATTCAAGCAAATGAATACAGGCTCTGGGGATGTTATTGATGTTGGGATTCTTTATTTGTGATTGTCTCCTTCAAATAGTTCACTTATTAACCCTCAGGTGTCAGTTCTGTGTATTTCTTAATTTGTTCTTTATAGCCCCTTCACACTTTTCAACATTCATTTAATCATGTGAATCTAGTAAACTCTTCATATATTGGCAatgttaatgaaatgaaaattcagtGACAGATCTTTGCATCATTTCTATGGTTCTAATTACAAATTAttactatttactttttaaacctaGCTGTCATGCAGCACAATTACCTACAAGATGAGAATGAAAATCGCACAGGAACTCTGCAACAATTAGCAAAGCGCTTCTGCCAATATGTAATAAAACAATCAGAACTAAAAGGTACTTTCAGTAAGTATTGTTTTTTAAACCTCTTCATCTCTCCAATCCCTggagcatttctctgatggcaacTGAAGGGAGTCTTGAGATCTGCAGAAAACATTGAATGTGGAGAAAATGTACACCATTCCTGTGCTTGGTTTCTCCAGAAGGTCATAAATGCAGCCCCTGTGACACTAACTGGAGATATTATGGAGATAGCTGCTATGGGTTCTTCAGGCACAACTTAACCTGGCAAGAGAGTAAGCAGTACTGCACTGACATGAATGCTACCCTCCTGAAGATTGACAACCAGAATATTGTGGTAAGAAGATTCTTATGTCAAATATTTTGGAGGCAAGGGAGAGAAACCTCAAATGTAACACttgaccttttttgttttttacatttttcctaaCATTTTTCAGTTTGTACTAATCGAAGACCCTTATGAAACCTGGTAAGAATTACAGAACCCAAATATTCAATCCAATCATAATATTCTACAACCTTGCTAGAGTTGATCAGTCAAATTGACTTGTCCCTTCCTGACACCTCAGGCCTCAGTGTGTCACACATGAAGAGTCAGCCCAGTAATGTTCATATTGATTTGTGTCCTCTGTTGTTCTAACTTGCTGTGCTGTCCACTTACTGTTTCTGTGGACTCAAGACGCATACAGAAGATATCCAGTTAAATAATTAGCTTTTCTTTCCACTCCAGCAAAATAAGATAGTTTTCTAAAATCTCAGCTCTCTTATATAGATAATTTGAGACATATATGCATATTCTGAATTTGTATTAGTCTAGGCAGATGCCAGGTTGAAGATTTATAACTAAAAGTAGTCATGCaactttttcagaaaaagaaattgtatagTTGGATTTCAGGTAGAATTTATCTGTCAGTTCTTATTGGGAAGTatataatattgatatattttaaagaaaatattaggatATAATAGAATGGTTCCCAGTGGCTCCAGCTTTAAGAAATAAACAGTCACATGTGACTTTCACACAATATCTCCTGTGGAATGCCATTTTGAGTCTCACATATCTGTCAAGAAGCTCAAGTCATTTTTTATTTACCAAGAATGCATTATCACTTGTTATTCCAGGAAGTCTGAGAATACATAAGCATTTGGCCTTCACATAATTTTGTTACCCATAGATTGATTGATTCACTTATTCCTTCATTAATTCAGCAACTAtgtgctgaaactattccagaatTTGGACCTGTGCAGTTAATAAGACCGAAAGAAAAATGCTTAACCTCAACAAGAGTATATTCTAGTTAAAGCAACagccaagaaacaaaacaaaggataTAGTATATAGTTTCGTAGATAGTGATAATTGCTAATTAGAAGAAAGTAAATAGGGAAAGGTAGATGTACATTATTTACAAATCCTTTTGAGAAAGACATCATAAATGCCTTTATTCAATTAACTGAAACAAGTTAATACTTCTATATGTAAGATTTTATAGGCAAGCTGAGCAATAACCAAAGCAGGTAGAGCTTTAACTCTAAGGAATATACAGCTCATCAACAATGTATTTCTTTGCGTTTCCTTTCTCTGCTTACATTTATTCCTTTGAATCATATTTGGTATTCTATTTGGCAGTATAATACTCAACTGATTGAAGAtctaaatatatgttataaacaCAAAGGAAGATTAGAATATCAGCTATTTTGTGTACAATTTTACCTGTGTCCtacaagttttttttaagttctcaGACAAGTCAAATTGGTATAATTTCAAACATCAAATGTAATCCATTAATACTAATATAGACATGTAATCCAACATTTTTTGTCCAACGTCTTATCATGAAGCTTTGTCTATCATACCAAGAGCTGTGGAGGGATTCTGACCATTGCGTTTATTTATGTTTACAATAGGAATACATCAAAGCCAGGACTAGTTTAATTCGTTGGGTCGGATTATCTCGCCAGAAGTCTAATGAGGTctggaagtgggaggatggctcggTTCTCTCAGAAAATATGTAAGTCACTGGACACTTAGAATAGGAAGCAGTACTAGAAACTCTTTTTCTTGAGATTCCTTTTTCTCTCAGTCCAAGTCACTGCTATGGGTTGTATAAGCAGCAGCTGAGTCACTTACCTGCTAATTCAAACAAGAGAGCACTGGTCATAAGACAATTCTTCTTTCTACTCTCTCCCATTATTTTGCTCTTTGTCTAAGCCACAGTCCACCTTTATCTCTGATATTATtcccattcatttttatattcaactTTACCATGAAACactatgtgcatgtatgtgtgtgtgtgtgtgtgcgtgcgcacacATGCGCAtgtctgtgtgtttttgtgttttgcttgcTCTGATTatcttcacatatttttaaaacaaaatttcattatcattattttacagtTGAAAGTTGTTACCTTGAGAgtccttttgagttttcagtaTTGTTTTGCCTACTCTTCTATTCTAGGAGTGTCCAAGAATTGGATACATTGTATTTCAAAAGATAATTCCAGTGTCCATTAATGAAGCTTTGTCCTTCTACAAACAATCCAGGCAAAGGGATTAATTGCATCAAGAGTTGAGCTGCTTCCTATACGGCTTTCCAATCTCTAGTCTCAACATCTTTTGTTCATCCCGTATATCAAAACTGCAGTCTCtcttcaattaaaatttaaactgaTAACCAAAACTTATATAATCTGATCATTactgaaattattaaattttaaacaaacatttattaagtatttactaTAGGTGGGATCTTAGGATACTACAACTACAAGCAAACCTCTTCACACACCTTGGGCTTTATCTCCTATTGCTTGCTGCCTCATTCACAATATTGCAGGCAAATTAGGGTTCTTTCCATTCTTCCAACAAATCAAACTCGTTTTGTTACCTTAAGgcttttttcttgctattttcttcttctagaaTGCTCTGCCTCCACAACTCCATGACCATCTCCTCACAGAGACTCAAGTCTCTGTTTAAACATCACTTCTTCAATGAGGCTAACTCTATCAAAACTAAATTAGCCTCCCTTAAACCCACATCCATACGGTCCActactgttttgtttctttgtaactCTTACCACTGTCTGAATTTTTCTGGTCTATTTTTTGTGGGCTTCTTACTGGTATCGCCCCACTTAAATGAAAGTTCCCCAACAAGAAAGACATTAGCTTGCTTGTCTTTCTTTATCAGTGTATCCTCAGCACATAGAGCAACTTTGCCACATAGTTCTGcagatattttccaaataaactaaTAAGTATATATTCCTTGTCCTCTCATTATAAGtagtttagaaataaataaatataacttaaCAGACAATTACAATACAACCTGCTATCCTAGATGATTTATCTTGTAACATaaatcctgatttcaaaactacTGAATCAACTCACTTTTCCATGAGCGTATTCCCATCTAGTGCAGCTACTTCTCCTGTAGGGCTCTTCCATCTCCTGTCAGTTCATCTAAGTCCTGACCTTCCATCAATACCGAACTAAAGTCTGATCTTCTAGATAATGCATTTTCCCATTATTTTGGAGCCATCTCCATCACTTCTTCAGGGCTCCTATTGTACCTAGTGTTCCCTTGCTCTTAATTTTGTGCTACATCAAATTGATATTGGGCTTTTCAAGTATACATACCTTGTACTGCCAAGCAGGGTGGAACTTTCTCAACaatgagaatctttttttttttcctattttcctcaGTCTCTATTTGGTGCATCAAACTACTATACACAGAGTTTGATTACTGATTGTTTGCTTAGTTTTCAAAGGAATTTATTCTAACTTTCCCATTCACAGGTTTGAGCTTTtggaaggtggaaaaggaaatatgaattGTGCTTATTTTCGTAATGGGAAAATGTACCCTACCTTCTGTGAGAACAAACATTATTTAATGTGTGAGAGGAAGGCTGGCATGACCAAGGTGGACCAACTACCTTAATGCAAAGAGGTGGACAGGATAACACAGATAAGGGCTTTATTGTACAATAAAAGATATGTACGAATGCATCAGTAGCTGAAAATTGcttatttctccctttcttctcattggagttatttttaatattatctttCCTATCAGAATTACCTAGACCCTTCTTTGAATATACA
This genomic window contains:
- the CLEC1B gene encoding C-type lectin domain family 1 member B isoform X2, which codes for MQDEDGYITLNIKTRKPALVSAVMQHNYLQDENENRTGTLQQLAKRFCQYVIKQSELKGTFKGHKCSPCDTNWRYYGDSCYGFFRHNLTWQESKQYCTDMNATLLKIDNQNIVEYIKARTSLIRWVGLSRQKSNEVWKWEDGSVLSENMFELLEGGKGNMNCAYFRNGKMYPTFCENKHYLMCERKAGMTKVDQLP
- the CLEC1B gene encoding C-type lectin domain family 1 member B isoform X1; amino-acid sequence: MQDEDGYITLNIKTRKPALVSVGPASSSWWRVTALILLILCVGMVVGLVALGIWSVMQHNYLQDENENRTGTLQQLAKRFCQYVIKQSELKGTFKGHKCSPCDTNWRYYGDSCYGFFRHNLTWQESKQYCTDMNATLLKIDNQNIVEYIKARTSLIRWVGLSRQKSNEVWKWEDGSVLSENMFELLEGGKGNMNCAYFRNGKMYPTFCENKHYLMCERKAGMTKVDQLP